The genomic stretch TCAGACCCGACACATCCTGTTGAAACCGGTTTCGAACCGACACAAGGGGCTTTGGTTGCCGTGAGCGATACCCTCGCCGTTTATATCCCCAAGAGCATGACCTCCAGTAATCCCGTAAATATCATGAATGTGAAGGATCCTTATAATCCTGTGAAAACAGGACATTATACTGCCCCGGTAATGACGTATGATATCTGCCTGAAAGATCATTATGCTTTTATAGCCTGTTGGTGGGACGGATTTCGGGTGGTGGATTTCAGCAATCCATCCAATCCAGTGCTGGCTGCTCATGAATTTGGCTGGACCAACGGGGCTACGCCGGGTGTGGAGTGGTGCTATGTGCAGGCTTTGGACGTATATTCGAATTATCTGTATCTGATCGATTATAAGCCTTTTGAGGATGAGGATACCAAGGGATTATATATTTTCGATATTTCCAATCCCGAAGAGCCTCAGTTTGTTTCACGGTATGCAGGGCTTTTCAGTGCAGGATACGATCTGGCAGCCTGGGGTGATTATGTTTATGTGGCGGATAATGTAGGAGGCTTCGAGGTTATCAATGTGGCAGACCCTGCCAGTCCTTATTCGATGGCCTATATCACCCTTCCTGATGTTGCCTGGCAGCTTGATGTTACCTGGCCTTATGTTTATGTGGCCACGTATATCAACGGCGGTGTGCAGGTTGTGGATGTCTCGGATCCTGCCAATCCTTTTATTACAGGATATTATCAGCGCTCAGGCTGCTTCGCGCTTGGAGTGACGGCATGGGAGAATTATGCCATCATCGGTGACGGTCCCGCAGGATTTCAGGTCTATGATTTTATGCTGGCTACAGGCATAGCGGAACCGGTTGCCGGACAGGTAACAGGATCCCTGCATGTTTTTCCGAATCCGGCTGCTGATTTCTTTACCCTGAAAACCAATGAACCTGTTTCCGGAAATATCCACGCTTCCATTTATAATGCTCAGGGTCAGGAGGTATGGCATTATTCCTGGTTTATGAAAGAACCCGGACAATTGGTGAAGTCTATAAATGCCTCTTCCTTACCGGATGGTGTATATCTGATCAGATTAAATACCGGAAAAGAAGCATTTTCAGGCAGGGTGGTGTTATTTTAACACAGCCACTTTGCTATGATATACCACTCCTTCTGTATCCCTTATTTCCAGGATATAGATACCGTTGGTAAGTTGGGATAAATCAATGATATTTGAGTTTATTTGCCTAATGGATTTTATAAGTTCGCCATTAAGGGAATAAACCATGATTTCTCCGTTATCCATGGTCCCAAGGTTTATGATTCCGGTGGTCGGATTGGGATAAACACTGATCAGCCTGTTTTCCGGATCTTTGATCCCGGTTTCAATGTCCCAGTTGATGGAATAACGGTTATGTGTCATCAGGTCTTCTGCGAAAACATCGACGACAGTAGTTCCGGGAAGCGTATGTGCAGGCACGACAACCACGATAGCCTTATCATCAACAGGGATACCTTCAACGAGGGGGACATCAGTGGTTCCTGGTGCCAGTTCGATGGTGTAATCAAACACCTGGGGGTCAAAGCCGGGCACCTGAACACCGTCGTAAGTCAGGTCACTGAGGTGGGCTTCCGTGGCGAAAACACCGTTTTCGACGGAGTAGGCTGACTGGAAGATTTTCTTGGAGCCGAATTCCTGGAATAATACCAGTACCGAAAGGTCATCAATTTCTTCTATGAAGGTGTCGATCAGATCTACCGTAAAATCAAGATTTACCGGTTCCCTGTCTGTGGTATTCATTACCGAACCATCGGCATCGGGTATCATTTTCATCATCACATGGTGGAACTCGGTTTCCCCGTTGGATGCGACATTACCGTAAGTTGTATTCTCCATCACAATGATGTGGGCCCTGAAGTCTGTAAATCCTGCAAAAGGAAGGACAGCCGCGTTCACGGTGATTTCTGTTCCATTGATCTGGTGGGAAGAGACCAGGCTAACATAAGTCGGTTCGGCTGCAGCAGCATTCACGGCAGCCTGGATAGCGCTGGTATTGCTTGATACCAGTGAACCTTCCACATTCACCCAAGGCACGTAGGAAACACCATAATAATTCCTTCGAACCCCACCTTCTTCTGTGTAATAGGGGTCACCGTTTCCTGGCCAATCCATCTGATATTTCACGAAGGTAAGCTCATCCGCGTGTGTCTCCAACCAGGGATTCAGCGTTGTGTTGAGCGTGGCACAAGGGCCGCAGGTGGAACTGGTAAATTCTTCCAGGCAGGGCTTGTTGGCCACAGTATGGCTAACAACGCTGATGTGCTTGCTTAAAGTGTCGTTGGCCGGATTGTCGTCGTTGATGCCATTCACGTTTGACAACCATACCTTCAGGTTATAGGAACCTACAGGGAAGTTAAAAATATCGGTACAGGTGAAGTTATAGCTTTCGGTTAGGTTAAGGTTCAATCCTGTGAGGTTGGTGATATTAACTATGCCACCGTTGGCCTGCCAGTTTATGTCAATGTCAGTAATGGTAGTATTTCCAACATTGGTGATCTTTCCGGTAA from Bacteroidota bacterium encodes the following:
- a CDS encoding T9SS type A sorting domain-containing protein; translation: MKKFYMIVILAVMGLISYSQTLITEDFSGGVMPPSGWSIDAHAANWSISNSVNAGGIAPEAKMNWSPQFNDDSRLISPLIDLTGASNVVLQFRHMLDDYSGTAYSIGVATTSQGSGVWNIVWEVSPTGNIAAEEKILEITNDDVGQADFQFCIYFSGNSYNMDGWFIDDIVLFRPYGLDCAMSLITTYPYLNGPAEVTGKITNVGNTTITDIDINWQANGGIVNITNLTGLNLNLTESYNFTCTDIFNFPVGSYNLKVWLSNVNGINDDNPANDTLSKHISVVSHTVANKPCLEEFTSSTCGPCATLNTTLNPWLETHADELTFVKYQMDWPGNGDPYYTEEGGVRRNYYGVSYVPWVNVEGSLVSSNTSAIQAAVNAAAAEPTYVSLVSSHQINGTEITVNAAVLPFAGFTDFRAHIIVMENTTYGNVASNGETEFHHVMMKMIPDADGSVMNTTDREPVNLDFTVDLIDTFIEEIDDLSVLVLFQEFGSKKIFQSAYSVENGVFATEAHLSDLTYDGVQVPGFDPQVFDYTIELAPGTTDVPLVEGIPVDDKAIVVVVPAHTLPGTTVVDVFAEDLMTHNRYSINWDIETGIKDPENRLISVYPNPTTGIINLGTMDNGEIMVYSLNGELIKSIRQINSNIIDLSQLTNGIYILEIRDTEGVVYHSKVAVLK